One region of Juglans regia cultivar Chandler chromosome 4, Walnut 2.0, whole genome shotgun sequence genomic DNA includes:
- the LOC109002113 gene encoding uncharacterized protein LOC109002113, protein MAKELEELQECDVIFPDQMGRHNMPKKSNSEKRMANSPPLGIPDRIFRRLVSDDLDDAREDGEMVPPHVIIERRIAGKMAFSLCTGNGRTLKGRDLSHVRNSILRMTGFLET, encoded by the coding sequence atGGCCAAGGAGCTCGAAGAACTCCAAGAATGCGATGTCATTTTTCCCGATCAAATGGGTCGCCATAACATGCCCAAGAAGTCCAACTCCGAGAAGAGAATGGCCAACTCGCCTCCCCTCGGTATCCCGGATAGAATATTCCGCCGCTTGGTTAGCGATGACCTTGACGACGCACGGGAAGACGGGGAAATGGTACCTCCCCACGTTATCATAGAGCGGCGAATCGCCGGGAAAATGGCGTTCTCTCTTTGCACCGGCAACGGGAGGACTCTCAAGGGCCGGGATTTAAGCCATGTTCGGAATTCGATTCTCAGAATGACTGGCTTTTTGGAAACGTGA
- the LOC109002114 gene encoding subtilisin-like protease SBT5.6, protein MKRFSLISILLLLPLILVSCADKQVYMVNIGQHSGEKALHEIEDSHHSYLLSVKKTEEEARASLLYSYKHSINGFAALLSTEEASKLSELEEVVSVSRSHQRKYSLHTTRSWDFIGLQEEEGHQKQHAWKGDDLLSKARYGKDVIVGVLDSGVWPESNSFSDKGMGPIPKSWKGICQTGVAFNSSHCNRKLIGARYYLKSYEANLGPLNTTEDYRSPRDKDGHGTHTASTVGGQRVLNVSAIGGFAHGIATGGAPLVRLAIYKVCWPIPGQSKVDGNTCFAEDMLAAIDDAIGDGVNVLSVSIGTKQPSKYTEDYIAIGALHAAKKNIVVACSAGNQGPAPSTLSNPAPWIITVGASSVDRQFIAPVVLGNGLRIEGQTVTPSKLENKLYPLVYAADVVNPNVSKEALGQCLPGSLSPEKVRGKIVLCMRGLGTRAGKGIEVKMAGGFGFILGNSKANGAELSCDAHVLPASAVTYDDAVRIVDYINSSKNPMATIIPAKTVIGTKPAPFMASFSSRGPNVIDPYILKPDITAPGLNILAAWSEADPPTKLSHQDNRIVKYNIFSGTSMSCPHVSAAAALLKAIHPTWSSAAIRSALMTTAGLTNNMGSPLTDNSGKTATPFAYGSGHLRPTMAADPGLVYDASHTDYLLYLCSTIGSIGKFDPTFKCPKAAPKAINLNYPSLAIPKLNDTITVQRTVTNVGDSKSVYSFTAKPPLGFSIKASPNVLSFDDVGQKKSFTITVKVRREMLSKVDKDEYAFGWYSWADGKHIVRSPMAISLAY, encoded by the exons ATGAAGAGattctctctcatctctatcCTCCTACTCCTCCCTCTGATCTTAGTCTCATGTGCAGATAAACAG GTTTACATGGTGAACATTGGACAGCACAGTGGAGAAAAAGCATTGCATGAGATTGAAGACTCTCATCATTCATATCTGCTCTCTGTGAAAAAGACCGAGGAAGAAGCCAGAGCTTCTCTACTTTACAGTTACAAGCACAGCATCAATGGTTTTGCTGCACTACTCTCAACAGAAGAGGCCTCAAAGCTATCCG AACTAGAGGAAGTGGTATCGGTGTCACGGAGCCACCAAAGAAAGTATTCATTGCACACCACAAGATCATGGGATTTCATAGGATTACAAGAGGAAGAGGGACATCAAAAGCAGCACGCGTGGAAGGGAGACGACTTACTGTCCAAGGCCAGATACGGCAAAGATGTCATAGTTGGGGTCCTGGATAGTG GTGTGTGGCCAGAATCAAACAGCTTCAGTGATAAAGGAATGGGACCGATCCCAAAATCATGGAAGGGAATCTGCCAGACTGGAGTTGCTTTCAACTCCTCCCATTGTAATAG gAAGCTCATTGGAGCCAGGTACTACCTAAAGTCTTATGAGGCAAACCTGGGCCCTCTAAACACCACTGAGGATTACCGATCACCTCGTGACAAGGATGGTCATGGAACACACACTGCCTCAACAGTTGGCGGCCAAAGGGTCCTCAACGTCTCGGCCATCGGTGGCTTTGCTCACGGCATTGCCACCGGTGGAGCACCACTCGTACGGCTAGCCATATACAAAGTGTGCTGGCCAATACCCGGCCAGTCGAAAGTAGACGGGAACACATGCTTTGCGGAAGACATGTTAGCGGCCATTGACGATGCCATTGGGGATGGTGTTAACGTTCTAAGCGTTTCCATCGGGACTAAACAACCTTCTAAATATACGGAGGATTATATTGCAATTGGAGCACTCCATGCTGCGAAGAAAAACATTGTTGTTGCATGTAGTGCTGGGAACCAAGGCCCTGCACCttcaactttatcaaatccAGCTCCATGGATCATCACCGTTGGTGCTAGTAGTGTTGACCGTCAGTTTATCGCTCCTGTCGTGCTGGGAAATGGTCTCAGAATTGAG GGACAAACTGTGACTCCATCTAAGCTGGAGAACAAGTTATACCCATTGGTATACGCGGCAGATGTAGTTAATCCAAATGTGTCAAAAGAAGCTCTTGG GCAATGTCTCCCTGGCTCTCTTTCACCTGAGAAGGTAAGGGGAAAGATAGTGTTGTGCATGAGAGGTCTTGGGACCAGGGCTGGAAAAGGCATAGAAGTTAAGATGGCaggtggttttggttttatCCTTGGAAATAGTAAGGCGAATGGAGCTGAGTTATCATGTGATGCACACGTGCTTCCTGCCTCTGCAGTGACCTATGATGATGCAGTTAGAATTGTTGATTACATCAACTCCAGCAAGAATCCAATGGCGACTATCATACCAGCAAAGACAGTGATAGGTACAAAGCCAGCACCATTCATGGCTTCCTTCTCTAGCAGAGGTCCTAATGTTATTGACCCTTATATTCTCAAG CCTGACATTACAGCTCCAGGGCTGAATATACTGGCAGCATGGAGCGAGGCTGATCCTCCTACAAAGTTGTCACATCAAGATAACAGAATTGTTAAGTACAATATTTTCTCCGGTACTTCAATGTCATGCCCCCATGTGTCTGCTGCTGCTGCACTTCTTAAAGCCATACATCCTACTTGGAGCAGTGCTGCAATAAGATCTGCCCTTATGACCACAG CTGGATTAACAAACAACATGGGTTCCCCATTGACTGACAACTCTGGCAAAACTGCAACTCCCTTTGCATATGGCTCTGGACACTTACGCCCCACCATGGCTGCAGACCCTGGCCTAGTGTACGATGCCTCGCATACCGACTACCTTCTCTACTTGTGCAGTACCATCGGGTCAATCGGCAAATTCGATCCAACATTCAAGTGTCCTAAAGCAGCACCAAAAGCAATCAACCTCAACTATCCATCCCTAGCAATCCCCAAACTCAATGACACAATCACTGTTCAGCGGACAGTCACGAACGTTGGTGACAGCAAAAGTGTATATTCCTTTACGGCTAAACCGCCCTTGGGATTCTCGATAAAAGCCTCCCCAAATGTTTTGTCGTTTGATGATGTTGGCCAGAAGAAGAGTTTCACCATCACGGTGAAAGTAAGAAGAGAGATGCTGAGCAAGGTTGACAAGGATGAGTATGCTTTTGGGTGGTATTCATGGGCTGACGGGAAACATATTGTTAGAAGTCCAATGGCAATCTCTTTAGCATACTGA